In Selenomonas sp. TAMA-11512, a genomic segment contains:
- a CDS encoding Rne/Rng family ribonuclease, with amino-acid sequence MKKILVSADRDEIRMALLADERLHSFEVERPSREHLVGNIYKGRVQNVLPGMQAAFLDIGGDKNAFLYIGDGLPHGAAGGVSEKAKIHVGQNLPVQIMKDAIGTKGPRATLHISLPGRHLVLLPTAAYIAISRRITDEEERERLKSIGEELVPQGMGVILRTAAKGKSKEDLAADIGDLHRLWQSLLAKMSRVKAPALLYRDVDLLVRLMRDSFTEDVDELIIDDRTLYAQAKDLAETLSPALADRIQYYDGKTPLFALCGVEEEIERLGDREVPLASGGSIIMDHTEALTAIDVNTKGFVGDTNLSDTAYRTNLEAAKEILKQLRLRDIGGIILVDFIDMEKESQKEALLSFLREEVKEERTRTNIVDITALGLVEITRKKSRQNLESILYTSCPSCLGRGRVESPETMAIRICRDLRRIEARAHAANGYIVEVSPFVIDTLTSSEPLRELRKELSIDVELEAVGTMNIESYSILQKS; translated from the coding sequence ATGAAGAAAATACTGGTCAGTGCCGATCGCGATGAAATCCGCATGGCACTTCTCGCCGATGAGCGCCTTCACTCCTTTGAGGTCGAGCGGCCGTCTCGTGAGCACCTCGTGGGCAACATCTACAAGGGGCGCGTGCAGAACGTCCTGCCCGGGATGCAGGCGGCGTTTCTCGACATCGGCGGGGACAAGAACGCCTTCCTCTACATCGGCGATGGACTGCCGCACGGCGCGGCGGGCGGCGTCTCGGAAAAGGCGAAGATCCATGTCGGACAGAATCTTCCCGTCCAGATCATGAAGGATGCCATCGGTACGAAGGGACCGCGCGCGACGCTCCACATCTCGCTGCCGGGGAGACATCTCGTCCTCCTGCCGACAGCCGCCTATATCGCCATCTCGCGCCGGATTACGGACGAGGAGGAGCGCGAACGCCTGAAATCCATCGGTGAAGAGCTTGTGCCCCAAGGGATGGGCGTCATCCTGCGCACCGCCGCGAAGGGGAAGTCAAAGGAGGACCTGGCGGCGGATATCGGGGATCTGCATCGCCTGTGGCAGTCGCTCCTCGCCAAGATGTCCAGGGTCAAAGCGCCGGCGCTGCTGTATCGCGACGTCGACCTGCTCGTGCGGCTCATGCGCGATTCCTTCACGGAGGACGTAGACGAACTCATCATAGATGACAGAACGCTCTATGCGCAGGCAAAGGATCTCGCGGAGACGCTCTCGCCGGCGCTCGCGGATCGGATTCAATACTATGACGGCAAGACGCCGCTCTTTGCTCTCTGCGGCGTGGAAGAGGAGATTGAGCGGCTGGGCGACCGCGAGGTGCCGCTTGCCTCCGGAGGCTCTATCATCATGGATCACACCGAGGCGCTGACGGCGATCGATGTGAACACGAAGGGCTTTGTCGGTGACACAAACCTCTCGGATACAGCCTACCGGACGAATTTGGAGGCGGCAAAGGAGATTTTGAAACAGCTCCGGCTGCGCGACATCGGCGGCATCATCCTCGTCGATTTCATCGATATGGAGAAGGAAAGCCAGAAGGAAGCGCTGCTCAGTTTCCTCCGCGAGGAGGTCAAGGAGGAGCGCACGCGGACGAACATCGTCGACATCACGGCGCTCGGCCTCGTGGAGATTACGCGGAAGAAATCGAGGCAGAACCTCGAGAGCATCCTCTACACGAGCTGCCCATCCTGCCTCGGACGCGGACGCGTCGAGTCGCCGGAGACGATGGCGATACGCATCTGCCGCGACCTTCGCCGCATCGAGGCGAGAGCGCACGCCGCCAACGGCTATATCGTCGAGGTGTCGCCGTTCGTAATCGATACGCTGACGTCTTCAGAACCGCTCAGGGAGCTTCGGAAAGAGCTTTCCATCGATGTGGAGCTTGAGGCTGTCGGAACGATGAACATCGAGAGCTACAGCATACTGCAGAAGAGCTGA
- a CDS encoding TIGR03960 family B12-binding radical SAM protein, whose product MNIDIPHSVLQQVEKPMRYTGGEWNSVVKDGGAVKVRFALAMADVYEVGMSNLGLKILYEILNGHDDIAAERVYAPWLDMEERMRERRIPLYSLETKTAIKQFDLLGFSLQYELLHTTMLNMLDLAGIPIRAGDRTEADPFVLGGGPCVYNPEPAADFFDFFVLGDGEEVTVEVSEALIAWKDAGYPGGRRGYLERVAAIDGVYVPSLYEVKYHGDGTLQSVVPLHANARSRVYRRAIADMDAAPFPEKPVVPYLGVVHDRIMLELFRGCTRGCRFCQAGMAYRPVRERRPEHLREMAKKLIDSTGYNEMSLTSLSSADYSCLDGLVTNLMRDAAEKKVSFSLPSLRIDSFSIELAHKMQQVRKSGLTFAPEAGTQRLRDVINKGVTEEDLLRSVKAAFRYGWKQVKLYFMMGLPTETDDDIRGIAELTKKVVDAFTEVKGRRGVKVTVSVSCFVPKPYTPFQWFGQIPQAEFERRQRLLKESITDRSITFNYHDARASVLEGALSRGDRRLSDVIYTAWKKGAKFDGWSDQFKQEVWQEAFADCGIDPAFYSERTRGDEESFPWEHTSPGVSRAFLLRERKKAYAESLTVDCRRSACSACGVCPSLGVHVTDHIEDAERVNDAKSAREEAERESVPKQDGAPHVTYKYRAEITKGRELRYLSHLDYAELFIRAIRRANLPAAYSEGFNPHLKINFGSALAVGTMSRAEYMDFELTKPLVQPEVFERLRSCLPLGAELLRLRPFTGKAEALMAACDEARYAITAAYAGTQAEFDEVLRRYRRAGNVVFHRVTPKKTRDIRVKDFLISLAGEVRDGSLLLKLAIRNLPEGSMKAGEVLQLLVEDFSLAVDISEADIERTALLGKGRPLIELV is encoded by the coding sequence ATGAACATAGATATTCCGCACAGCGTCCTGCAGCAGGTTGAAAAGCCGATGCGCTACACGGGCGGCGAGTGGAACAGCGTCGTCAAGGACGGCGGCGCTGTCAAAGTCCGCTTTGCGCTCGCTATGGCGGACGTCTATGAGGTCGGCATGTCCAATCTCGGCCTCAAAATTCTATATGAGATACTGAACGGGCATGACGATATCGCTGCGGAGCGCGTCTACGCGCCGTGGCTCGATATGGAAGAGCGGATGCGCGAGAGGCGTATCCCCCTGTACTCCTTGGAGACAAAGACCGCGATCAAGCAGTTTGACCTCCTCGGCTTTTCCCTCCAATACGAGCTGCTCCACACGACGATGCTCAACATGCTTGACCTGGCGGGCATCCCGATCCGGGCGGGCGATCGCACCGAGGCGGATCCCTTCGTCCTCGGCGGCGGCCCCTGCGTCTACAACCCGGAGCCGGCGGCGGACTTCTTTGACTTCTTCGTCCTCGGCGACGGAGAGGAGGTTACGGTCGAAGTCTCCGAAGCCCTCATCGCATGGAAGGACGCGGGCTATCCCGGCGGACGCCGCGGATATCTCGAGCGCGTCGCGGCGATTGACGGCGTCTATGTGCCGAGCCTTTACGAGGTGAAGTATCACGGGGACGGCACATTGCAGTCGGTGGTGCCGCTCCATGCGAACGCCAGATCGAGAGTCTATCGGCGCGCGATTGCCGATATGGACGCGGCGCCCTTCCCAGAGAAGCCCGTCGTGCCGTATCTCGGCGTCGTTCATGACCGCATCATGCTCGAGCTCTTTCGCGGATGTACGCGCGGCTGCCGCTTCTGTCAGGCGGGGATGGCGTATCGCCCCGTGCGCGAGCGCCGTCCGGAGCACCTGCGCGAGATGGCGAAGAAGCTCATCGACTCCACGGGCTACAACGAGATGAGCTTGACGTCGCTGTCCTCGGCGGACTACTCCTGCCTCGACGGGCTTGTCACAAATCTGATGCGTGACGCGGCGGAGAAAAAGGTCAGCTTCTCGCTGCCCTCCCTGCGCATCGACAGCTTTTCCATCGAGCTGGCGCACAAGATGCAGCAGGTGCGAAAGAGCGGGCTCACCTTCGCGCCCGAAGCGGGCACGCAGCGCCTCAGAGATGTCATCAACAAGGGCGTCACGGAGGAGGATCTGCTCCGCTCCGTCAAAGCCGCGTTCCGCTATGGATGGAAGCAGGTCAAGCTCTACTTCATGATGGGGCTGCCGACCGAGACGGATGACGATATCCGCGGCATCGCGGAGCTGACGAAGAAGGTCGTCGACGCGTTCACCGAAGTGAAGGGCCGGCGCGGCGTCAAGGTCACCGTCTCCGTCTCCTGCTTCGTGCCGAAGCCCTATACGCCGTTCCAGTGGTTCGGACAGATTCCGCAGGCGGAGTTCGAGCGCCGCCAGCGTCTGCTGAAAGAGTCCATTACGGACCGGTCGATTACATTCAACTATCACGACGCGCGGGCAAGCGTCCTCGAAGGGGCGCTCTCCCGCGGCGACCGCCGGCTTTCCGATGTCATTTACACGGCGTGGAAAAAGGGCGCGAAGTTCGACGGATGGTCGGATCAGTTCAAGCAGGAAGTCTGGCAGGAGGCGTTCGCGGACTGCGGCATCGACCCCGCCTTCTACAGCGAGCGCACGCGCGGCGACGAAGAATCGTTTCCCTGGGAGCATACGAGCCCCGGCGTGTCCCGTGCGTTCCTGCTCCGCGAGCGCAAAAAGGCATACGCGGAGAGCCTGACCGTCGACTGCCGGCGCAGCGCCTGCTCCGCGTGCGGCGTCTGTCCCTCCCTCGGCGTCCATGTCACAGATCACATTGAGGACGCGGAGCGCGTGAACGACGCGAAGAGCGCGCGGGAAGAGGCGGAGAGAGAATCCGTGCCGAAGCAGGACGGGGCGCCGCACGTCACGTACAAATACCGCGCCGAGATCACGAAGGGCAGAGAGCTTCGCTACCTGTCCCACCTCGATTACGCGGAGCTCTTCATCCGCGCGATTCGGCGCGCGAACCTCCCTGCGGCGTATTCCGAAGGATTCAACCCGCACCTCAAGATCAACTTCGGTTCCGCGCTTGCCGTCGGCACCATGAGCCGCGCCGAGTACATGGACTTCGAGCTCACGAAGCCGCTTGTGCAGCCCGAGGTCTTTGAGCGCCTGCGCTCCTGTCTTCCGCTGGGCGCCGAGCTCCTGCGCCTGCGTCCCTTTACGGGCAAGGCGGAAGCGCTCATGGCGGCGTGCGACGAGGCGCGCTACGCGATTACCGCCGCCTACGCGGGAACACAGGCGGAGTTTGACGAAGTGCTGCGCCGCTACAGGCGCGCGGGCAATGTCGTCTTCCATCGCGTGACGCCGAAGAAGACGCGAGACATCCGCGTCAAGGATTTTCTGATCTCCCTTGCGGGCGAGGTCAGAGACGGCAGCCTGCTCCTGAAGCTCGCCATCCGGAACCTGCCGGAAGGCAGCATGAAAGCCGGAGAAGTCCTCCAGCTTCTCGTGGAGGATTTCTCCCTTGCCGTCGATATTTCCGAAGCGGACATCGAGCGCACGGCGCTCCTCGGCAAGGGCAGACCGCTCATAGAGCTTGTGTGA
- the rodA gene encoding rod shape-determining protein RodA, with the protein MNKRWLRRLDYTLIVATLAIIVISLITIGSATHINAEGGDRYWFVMRQGIFAVLNIALAALLMNFDYKALHAQGKNLYIFNLVMLLAVLLIGQSALGAQRWIALGPIAIQPSEFSKIIMIICLATMLEERVGKLHTLSDLLPLLAYIGVPFLLVMKQPDLGTSLVFIAIFLGMIFVSGVNLRILAGGFLAGIAAMPFLWHGLKDYQKMRLKVFMDPSVDPLGSGYHIIQSKIAIGSGLLFGKGLFEGTQSQLNFLPENHTDFIFAVVGEEMGFFGATFLLVLYLIVLWRGIIIARDASDTFGRLLATGITSMLAFHILVNVGMTTGIMPVTGIPLPLMSYGISSLTTNILSITILLNIHMKKQRLQF; encoded by the coding sequence GTGAATAAACGCTGGCTGCGGCGCCTGGACTATACCCTCATCGTCGCGACACTTGCCATCATCGTCATCAGTCTGATCACGATCGGCAGCGCGACGCACATCAATGCCGAGGGCGGAGACCGCTACTGGTTCGTCATGCGGCAGGGCATCTTTGCCGTCCTCAATATCGCACTGGCCGCCCTGCTGATGAACTTTGACTACAAGGCGCTCCACGCGCAGGGGAAGAACCTCTACATCTTCAACCTCGTCATGCTGCTCGCCGTCCTCCTCATCGGACAGTCGGCGCTCGGCGCGCAGCGATGGATCGCGCTCGGGCCGATCGCGATACAGCCGTCGGAGTTCTCGAAGATCATCATGATCATCTGCCTCGCGACGATGCTCGAGGAGCGCGTCGGGAAGCTGCATACGCTCTCCGACCTCCTCCCTCTGCTCGCTTACATCGGCGTGCCGTTCCTGCTTGTCATGAAGCAGCCGGATCTGGGGACCTCACTCGTCTTTATCGCTATTTTTCTCGGCATGATCTTCGTCTCGGGCGTAAATCTGCGCATTCTCGCCGGCGGATTTTTGGCGGGGATTGCGGCGATGCCGTTCCTGTGGCACGGCCTCAAGGACTACCAGAAGATGCGACTCAAGGTCTTCATGGACCCCTCCGTCGATCCGCTGGGCTCCGGCTATCACATCATACAGTCCAAGATCGCGATCGGCTCCGGGCTGCTCTTCGGCAAAGGTCTCTTTGAGGGGACACAGAGCCAGCTGAACTTCCTGCCGGAGAATCATACGGATTTCATCTTCGCCGTCGTCGGCGAGGAAATGGGCTTTTTCGGGGCGACCTTCCTGCTCGTGCTCTATCTCATCGTTCTGTGGCGCGGCATCATCATCGCGCGCGACGCGAGCGATACGTTCGGCAGGCTCTTGGCGACGGGGATCACCTCGATGCTCGCCTTCCACATCCTCGTCAATGTCGGCATGACGACAGGCATCATGCCCGTCACCGGCATACCGCTGCCGCTGATGAGCTACGGGATCAGCTCGCTGACGACGAATATACTGTCGATTACGATCCTCTTGAATATACACATGAAAAAGCAGCGGTTACAGTTCTGA
- the minE gene encoding cell division topological specificity factor MinE, whose protein sequence is MIEALKKIFGKAEKSSSQIASDRLRVVLMHDRANMSPEVMENLKNDIIEVISKYMEFDQQEMEIGLENDQDSVALVANIPVSKMKAKR, encoded by the coding sequence ATGATCGAAGCATTGAAAAAGATCTTCGGCAAAGCGGAAAAGTCCTCGAGCCAGATTGCATCCGATCGCCTGCGCGTCGTGCTCATGCACGACCGCGCCAACATGTCGCCGGAGGTCATGGAAAATCTGAAGAACGACATCATTGAAGTCATTTCAAAATACATGGAATTTGATCAGCAGGAGATGGAGATCGGTCTCGAGAACGATCAGGATTCCGTTGCGCTCGTCGCGAACATCCCTGTCAGCAAGATGAAAGCGAAGAGATAA
- the minD gene encoding septum site-determining protein MinD → MSQVIVITSGKGGVGKTTTTANIGMGLAKAGRKVVLVDTDTGLRNLDLLLGLERRIVYTLVDVAQKRATYTQALVRHKQFENLYLLPTSQVADKSAIEPEQMKEIIEEMKEEFDYILVDCPAGIEQGFETAVIAADWAICVTMPEVSAVRDADKIIGKLQSDGKDIKLIVNRIRPGLVKEGTMLDMEQIDHILAIPCIGQVPDDEKVIDSANRGEPVVVWEDSLAGQAYRNIVRRIEGEENVPFIEPPKKGLFSRLKDAIKG, encoded by the coding sequence ATGAGTCAGGTTATCGTAATCACTTCGGGCAAGGGAGGCGTCGGCAAGACGACGACCACGGCAAATATCGGCATGGGACTCGCGAAGGCGGGCAGGAAGGTCGTGCTCGTCGATACCGATACGGGTCTGCGCAATCTCGACCTTCTGCTGGGGCTCGAGCGCCGCATCGTCTACACGCTCGTCGATGTCGCGCAGAAGCGCGCCACGTATACGCAGGCGCTTGTGCGGCACAAGCAGTTTGAGAATCTCTATCTGCTGCCGACCTCGCAGGTGGCGGATAAGTCCGCCATTGAGCCGGAGCAGATGAAAGAGATCATCGAAGAGATGAAGGAAGAGTTCGATTACATCCTCGTCGACTGCCCCGCGGGAATAGAGCAGGGCTTTGAGACGGCCGTCATCGCCGCCGACTGGGCGATCTGCGTCACGATGCCGGAGGTTTCGGCCGTCCGGGACGCGGATAAGATCATCGGCAAGCTGCAGTCCGACGGCAAGGACATCAAGCTCATTGTCAACCGTATACGTCCGGGTCTTGTCAAGGAAGGCACGATGCTCGACATGGAGCAGATCGATCACATCCTGGCCATCCCCTGCATCGGCCAGGTGCCGGACGATGAGAAGGTCATCGACTCGGCAAACCGCGGCGAGCCCGTCGTTGTCTGGGAGGATTCCCTCGCGGGGCAAGCATATCGCAACATCGTCCGCCGCATCGAAGGAGAGGAGAACGTCCCGTTCATCGAACCGCCGAAGAAGGGGCTGTTCTCACGACTCAAAGACGCAATCAAGGGTTGA
- the minC gene encoding septum site-determining protein MinC, with translation MKEKIKIRGIGDGLLLVIHPEAKEDFDAVEEEIVDRLSTGAFKRGTAIELDRETVTEEEWGRLAELFKRAGIVFRPKSDPVRRTAKPAAASAGTAGKHKPAASAAAAGEAVEMLIVDKTVRSGHAIQTKGSVLIMGNVNPGAEVVAGGSIDIRGVCQGVVHAGAWGNRDAFIIADKLMPTQVRIADLIAQAPDYVEKPKKAEKASIKDGHIVIEPLER, from the coding sequence ATGAAAGAGAAGATTAAAATCAGAGGCATCGGTGACGGCCTCTTACTCGTCATCCATCCGGAGGCAAAGGAAGACTTCGACGCCGTCGAAGAGGAGATTGTCGACCGACTCTCCACAGGCGCCTTCAAGCGCGGCACCGCCATTGAGCTTGACCGTGAGACCGTCACGGAGGAAGAATGGGGAAGATTGGCGGAGCTCTTCAAGCGGGCGGGCATCGTCTTTCGTCCGAAAAGCGACCCGGTCCGGCGTACGGCGAAGCCGGCCGCCGCATCGGCAGGAACTGCCGGCAAGCATAAGCCGGCAGCCTCCGCCGCAGCCGCCGGCGAGGCGGTCGAGATGCTGATCGTCGACAAGACCGTGCGCAGCGGCCACGCGATTCAGACGAAGGGCTCCGTGCTCATCATGGGCAATGTCAACCCCGGCGCGGAAGTCGTCGCCGGCGGCAGCATCGACATCAGAGGCGTGTGCCAGGGCGTCGTTCACGCGGGCGCGTGGGGAAACCGGGATGCGTTCATCATCGCGGATAAGCTCATGCCGACGCAGGTGCGCATTGCCGACCTCATCGCGCAGGCTCCGGACTACGTCGAGAAGCCGAAGAAAGCGGAGAAAGCCTCCATCAAGGACGGACATATCGTAATCGAACCTCTGGAAAGGTAG
- the mrdA gene encoding penicillin-binding protein 2, which produces MPEPEDDYTGRVRILGAIVTGIIIVLIVRLVYLQVYDGAYYARLADGNRIRIIPSVAPRGNFYDRNGEPLVVNRPSFTASLLPLSEPPTKETLSRLSVLLQVPAEEIQKKIDSHVGLDPIRIKQDLGPELVTILEEQRSLYPGVIVEVQPIRDYIYHTWGAHALGYVSEISEAELEAKKDQGYKSGDIIGKFGLERVYDTDVRGVNGGRQVEVDVTGKPVQNLGTQPPVAGADLELTIDARIQVAAERAIAQQLGAIGAHAAAAVVMNPQTGEVLALASNPSFDPNFFVNGISEKNWKAINENPYHPMDNKAITGEYPPGSTFKIVTGTAALEEGKVTPQEIIYDPGYHWLIPKTNAGGEALGAINFVQALAHSDNVYFYEMGYRLGVDLLEKYTRMFGVGEKTGIDLPYESEGLAPSKAYKKANYEDDWYISETFDAAIGQGFNLVTPLQAAMIMGQIASGGNRYKPHLVNRIRAADGHIIREFKPELLSKLDVRPEVIAVVRQGLEDVASYGTAAGQFGPNYPVKIASKTGTAENPHGRDHGWFVAYAPVENPTIVIAVVVEQGGFGSQSAVPIAKKILDAAFNLKTPETEAVMQEVAIRRKS; this is translated from the coding sequence ATACCGGAACCGGAAGACGACTACACGGGCCGCGTGCGGATCCTCGGAGCGATTGTGACGGGCATCATCATCGTGCTGATCGTGCGTCTTGTCTACCTGCAGGTCTACGACGGCGCTTACTATGCCCGGCTGGCGGACGGAAACCGCATCCGCATCATCCCGAGCGTCGCGCCGCGCGGCAATTTTTACGACCGAAACGGCGAGCCGCTCGTCGTGAATCGGCCGAGCTTCACAGCGTCGCTGCTGCCGCTCTCGGAGCCCCCGACGAAGGAGACATTGTCCAGGCTCTCCGTGCTGCTGCAGGTTCCCGCGGAAGAGATACAGAAGAAGATTGACTCGCACGTGGGGCTTGACCCGATACGCATCAAGCAGGATCTCGGTCCGGAGCTTGTCACGATTCTCGAAGAGCAGCGCTCGCTCTATCCGGGCGTCATCGTCGAGGTGCAGCCGATCCGCGACTACATCTATCATACATGGGGCGCGCACGCGCTGGGCTACGTCAGCGAGATCAGCGAGGCGGAGCTGGAGGCCAAGAAGGACCAGGGCTATAAGTCGGGCGATATCATCGGGAAATTCGGCCTCGAACGCGTCTATGATACGGATGTCCGCGGCGTCAACGGCGGCCGGCAGGTCGAGGTCGATGTCACGGGCAAGCCCGTGCAGAACCTCGGCACGCAGCCGCCCGTCGCGGGGGCGGATCTCGAGCTTACCATCGACGCGAGGATACAGGTTGCGGCGGAGCGCGCCATCGCGCAGCAGCTGGGAGCCATCGGCGCCCATGCAGCCGCGGCGGTCGTCATGAATCCGCAGACGGGCGAGGTGCTCGCCCTTGCCTCGAATCCGTCCTTCGATCCCAACTTCTTTGTCAACGGCATCTCCGAGAAGAATTGGAAGGCCATCAACGAAAACCCGTACCATCCGATGGACAACAAGGCGATTACGGGCGAGTATCCGCCGGGCTCGACGTTCAAGATCGTCACGGGTACGGCGGCACTCGAGGAGGGAAAGGTCACGCCGCAGGAGATCATATATGATCCCGGGTATCATTGGCTCATCCCGAAGACAAATGCCGGCGGCGAGGCGCTTGGAGCCATCAACTTCGTGCAGGCGCTGGCGCACTCGGACAATGTCTACTTCTACGAGATGGGATACCGGCTCGGCGTCGATCTCCTCGAAAAGTACACGCGCATGTTCGGCGTCGGGGAGAAGACGGGCATCGACCTGCCCTATGAGTCCGAGGGACTTGCGCCGTCCAAGGCGTATAAAAAGGCGAACTACGAGGACGACTGGTATATCTCCGAGACATTCGACGCCGCGATCGGGCAGGGCTTTAACCTCGTAACGCCGTTGCAGGCGGCGATGATCATGGGGCAGATCGCCTCGGGCGGCAATCGATATAAGCCGCACCTCGTCAACCGCATCCGGGCTGCCGACGGGCACATCATCCGGGAGTTCAAGCCGGAGCTCCTGAGCAAGCTCGATGTGCGGCCGGAGGTCATCGCCGTCGTCCGTCAGGGCTTGGAAGACGTGGCGAGCTACGGCACGGCGGCGGGGCAGTTCGGGCCGAACTATCCCGTGAAGATCGCGAGTAAGACGGGTACGGCGGAAAATCCGCACGGCCGGGATCACGGCTGGTTTGTCGCTTACGCGCCCGTGGAAAACCCGACGATCGTCATCGCTGTCGTCGTCGAGCAGGGCGGGTTCGGCTCGCAGTCGGCCGTGCCGATCGCGAAGAAGATTTTAGACGCGGCGTTCAACCTCAAGACGCCGGAAACGGAAGCTGTCATGCAGGAAGTGGCGATTCGCCGCAAATCCTGA
- the mreD gene encoding rod shape-determining protein MreD, producing MRTKKNWLWGVYVLLLYVMQTSFFPFFSWHGIAPDLLLLFVISFSFLKGPRLGVLAAFAVGLLSDLATGTFFGVATCAKMLVAFFCGHLSEGVYRDSFLLTVTTVTMATMFSYAMTYGVMYALGYHFHLIAHAAGVLFPMLIWNLALTYPVHRGTSWMEAKIKAKDE from the coding sequence ATGCGAACGAAGAAAAACTGGCTGTGGGGCGTGTACGTCCTCCTCTTGTATGTCATGCAGACCTCGTTTTTTCCCTTCTTCTCATGGCACGGGATAGCGCCGGATCTGCTCCTGCTGTTTGTCATATCCTTCAGCTTTTTGAAGGGGCCGCGCTTGGGCGTGCTGGCGGCGTTTGCCGTCGGGCTCCTGTCGGATCTCGCGACGGGGACGTTCTTCGGTGTCGCCACGTGCGCGAAGATGCTCGTTGCCTTCTTTTGCGGTCACCTGTCGGAGGGCGTCTATCGGGATTCCTTTCTGCTGACCGTGACGACCGTGACGATGGCGACGATGTTCAGCTATGCAATGACGTATGGCGTCATGTACGCGCTGGGGTATCATTTTCATCTCATTGCGCACGCAGCCGGCGTGCTGTTTCCGATGCTGATATGGAATCTGGCGCTGACGTATCCCGTACATCGCGGGACCTCGTGGATGGAGGCAAAGATCAAGGCGAAGGATGAATAG
- the mreC gene encoding rod shape-determining protein MreC: MNRIRRDEGDPDRRIWLFVVAIVIVFCLIFFSASGRFSSPLLNQAAALVTSPFQRPVSYVAETLSSTREWLWNIYAVYDQNAQLRREVEELRVQNLRAAEAVAENARLHDLLDYKQTAAQFDIVTARVIGRESATWSAMIVINRGTMHGVQENMPVVTAKGLVGVVAEAGPYSSKVRLILDPRVAVGTLVQRPESRVAGIVEGNPGDPVSPRMINIPKAADIAEGDTIVTSGFGGIYPKGILVGTVSKLENDEGGLLKVASIEAAVDFQKLEDVAVIVASREAPPAPLTPPPQTPGTETDPAAVIAAEKAAKEEAEKAAAEAAAAEAARQQAAAANAANGARAQQPPAAPGAQRQAGAR, encoded by the coding sequence ATGAACAGAATACGACGTGATGAGGGTGATCCCGATCGCAGGATATGGCTCTTCGTTGTCGCGATCGTTATTGTCTTTTGTCTGATTTTCTTCTCGGCAAGCGGGCGCTTCAGCTCGCCGCTTCTGAATCAGGCAGCCGCCCTTGTGACCTCGCCTTTCCAAAGGCCGGTCTCCTACGTCGCGGAGACACTGTCCTCGACGAGAGAATGGCTGTGGAACATCTATGCCGTCTACGATCAGAATGCACAGCTTCGCCGGGAGGTCGAGGAGCTTCGCGTACAGAATCTGCGTGCGGCGGAAGCCGTGGCGGAGAATGCCAGGCTGCATGACCTCCTGGACTATAAGCAGACAGCCGCCCAGTTTGATATCGTCACGGCACGCGTCATCGGCAGAGAGTCGGCGACGTGGTCGGCGATGATCGTCATCAACCGCGGCACGATGCACGGCGTGCAGGAAAACATGCCGGTTGTTACGGCAAAAGGGCTTGTGGGCGTCGTCGCGGAGGCGGGTCCGTATTCGTCCAAGGTGCGCCTGATCCTCGATCCCCGCGTCGCGGTGGGGACGCTTGTGCAGCGCCCGGAATCGAGAGTCGCCGGCATCGTCGAGGGTAATCCCGGAGACCCGGTGTCGCCTCGCATGATCAATATCCCGAAGGCGGCGGATATTGCGGAAGGCGATACGATTGTGACGTCGGGCTTCGGCGGCATCTATCCGAAGGGCATCCTCGTCGGAACGGTATCGAAGCTGGAAAACGATGAGGGCGGGCTTTTGAAGGTCGCCTCCATAGAGGCGGCCGTCGACTTCCAAAAGCTGGAGGATGTAGCCGTCATCGTGGCGTCGCGTGAGGCGCCTCCTGCGCCCTTGACACCGCCGCCGCAGACGCCGGGCACCGAGACGGATCCGGCAGCCGTCATCGCCGCGGAAAAGGCTGCCAAGGAGGAGGCTGAAAAGGCTGCCGCGGAAGCCGCGGCAGCGGAGGCGGCGCGTCAGCAGGCGGCCGCAGCCAATGCCGCGAACGGCGCTCGCGCACAGCAGCCGCCGGCCGCGCCCGGAGCGCAGAGACAGGCAGGTGCCCGTTGA